A region of Stegostoma tigrinum isolate sSteTig4 chromosome 3, sSteTig4.hap1, whole genome shotgun sequence DNA encodes the following proteins:
- the LOC125450858 gene encoding profilin-3-like, producing the protein MLDWKEYIATVLQDSTIADVAIVGCTPRNKKIWACRSDGVLGQITSQEIEVIIDKDRKSILQNGITIGGKKYSIIRDNMLLEKNPSMDVRTLGDEGKSICIGKSSNALMFLMGQKGVHGGVVNKKMHDLVESLNRNGQIMDNTVWSWRNTAGQAASEEQET; encoded by the exons ATGCTGGACTGGAAAGAATATATAGCAACAGTTCTACAAGACAGCACCATTGCAGATGTTGCCATCGTTGGATGCACCCCCAGAAACAAAAAGATTTGGGCGTGCAGGAGTGATGGTGTGCTGGGCCAGATTACATCTCAGGAGATCGAAGTGATCATTGACAAAGACAGAAAATCAATCCTCCAAAACGGGATCACCATCGGTGGGAAGAAATACTCAATCATCCGGGACAATATGCTGCTGGAGAAGAACCCTTCGATGGATGTCAGGACACTAGGTGATGAAGGAAAGAGCATCTGTATTGGCAAATCATCCAATGCTCTGATGTTTCTGATGGGACAGAAAGGAGTTCATGGAGGGGTTGTGAACAAAAAGATGCATGATTTAGTGGAGTCCCTAAACAGAAATG GACAGATCATGGACAACACCGTGTGGtcttggagaaacacagcaggccaggcagcatcagaagagcaggaaacttGA